The Streptomyces achromogenes genome window below encodes:
- a CDS encoding extracellular solute-binding protein — MTPNAASASSGPSRRSFLASTAVATAAVAGGMPLLAACGGSDGDSREGTTAGKAAKKILPAFVAAGVVTPDIPSKNGSAVGFTGKLDLATLKTSVPKKLGKGGKVTVMSPFWGSPPKGDNPYYTAMNSLTGVDVVWQNQDGNTYDQKLGAVLASSNVPDVVVVPGWNMGGKIPSAILSKFADLGPYLSGDKVKEYPNLAAIPTDAWQRAIFGGKLRGLPMPSSYVPNIVPFYRKDLFEKHGYEVPKTTDEFTALAKEITNAKAKVWACGDMKWTAFNSFGVPSGQEKPLGWILQDDKLVYRVELDAYLEALEWSRKLFAAGYVHPDFKLGKSQAVDPSTKFAAGEFLIYNNDISSWYGQQASQATQNPDFQIWGMDIFGNGDADPVIYATQPANIFAFVNKKASESVIRDVLAVANVTAAPYGTKEYMLTNYGVEGTHYTVKDGVPVKNDKGNQEVANAFIMIASPAATIAHPDFPDIAKGQVEWQQRMGAFTKKSAFYGMQITEPTRWTNLSNDFEQLEDDIVRGRKKISDMQQAVADWKKKGGDQLRDWYRKVLDDNGPAAS, encoded by the coding sequence ATGACGCCGAACGCCGCTTCCGCCTCCTCCGGGCCGAGCCGGAGAAGCTTCCTCGCCTCCACGGCGGTCGCCACCGCAGCGGTGGCCGGCGGGATGCCGCTGCTCGCCGCCTGCGGGGGGTCGGACGGCGACTCACGCGAGGGGACCACGGCGGGCAAGGCAGCGAAGAAGATCCTGCCCGCCTTCGTGGCCGCCGGCGTGGTGACGCCGGACATCCCGTCCAAGAACGGTTCCGCGGTCGGCTTCACCGGCAAGCTCGACCTCGCGACCCTGAAGACCTCCGTGCCGAAGAAGCTCGGCAAGGGCGGCAAGGTCACGGTCATGTCGCCGTTCTGGGGCTCGCCGCCGAAGGGCGACAACCCCTACTACACGGCGATGAACAGCCTCACCGGCGTCGACGTCGTCTGGCAGAACCAGGACGGCAACACCTACGACCAGAAGCTCGGCGCGGTCCTCGCCTCCAGCAACGTGCCGGACGTGGTGGTCGTCCCCGGCTGGAACATGGGCGGCAAGATACCCAGCGCCATCCTCAGCAAGTTCGCCGACCTGGGCCCCTACCTGTCCGGGGACAAGGTCAAGGAGTACCCGAACCTCGCGGCGATCCCGACGGACGCCTGGCAGCGCGCGATCTTCGGCGGCAAGCTGCGCGGTCTGCCGATGCCGTCCTCGTACGTGCCGAACATCGTCCCCTTCTACCGCAAGGACCTCTTCGAGAAGCACGGCTACGAGGTCCCGAAGACGACGGACGAGTTCACGGCGCTGGCCAAGGAGATCACCAACGCCAAGGCCAAGGTGTGGGCCTGCGGCGACATGAAGTGGACCGCGTTCAACAGCTTCGGGGTGCCGTCCGGCCAGGAGAAGCCGCTCGGCTGGATCCTCCAGGACGACAAGCTGGTCTACCGCGTCGAGCTGGACGCCTACCTCGAAGCGCTGGAATGGTCGCGGAAGCTGTTCGCCGCCGGCTACGTGCACCCCGACTTCAAGCTGGGCAAGAGCCAGGCCGTCGACCCGAGCACCAAGTTCGCGGCCGGCGAGTTCCTGATCTACAACAACGACATCTCCAGCTGGTACGGACAGCAGGCCTCGCAGGCCACGCAGAACCCCGACTTCCAGATCTGGGGCATGGACATCTTCGGCAACGGCGACGCCGATCCGGTCATCTACGCCACCCAGCCGGCCAACATCTTCGCCTTCGTCAACAAGAAGGCCTCCGAGTCGGTCATCCGCGACGTGCTGGCCGTCGCCAACGTCACCGCCGCCCCGTACGGCACCAAGGAGTACATGCTCACCAACTACGGGGTCGAGGGCACGCACTACACCGTCAAGGACGGGGTGCCCGTCAAGAACGACAAGGGCAACCAGGAGGTCGCCAACGCCTTCATAATGATCGCGAGCCCGGCCGCGACCATCGCGCACCCCGACTTCCCGGACATCGCCAAGGGCCAGGTCGAGTGGCAGCAGCGGATGGGGGCCTTCACCAAGAAGTCGGCCTTCTACGGCATGCAGATCACCGAGCCCACGCGCTGGACCAACCTCTCCAACGACTTCGAGCAGCTGGAGGACGACATCGTCCGCGGCCGTAAGAAGATCAGCGACATGCAGCAGGCGGTCGCCGACTGGAAGAAGAAGGGCGGCGACCAGCTGCGCGACTGGTACCGCAAGGTGCTCGACGACAACGGCCCGGCGGCGAGCTGA